One segment of Rhodanobacter thiooxydans DNA contains the following:
- a CDS encoding HU family DNA-binding protein, protein MAKTQKAAAKSKPASKAAPAAPKPIKEVLNKSSLVAHIADASGVVAKDVRAVLAALEGAVAGSVHKKGAGSFQLPGLLKITAVSVPAKPKRKGINPFTKEEQWFAAKPASVKVKIRPLKKLKDAAA, encoded by the coding sequence ATGGCAAAGACGCAGAAAGCAGCTGCAAAGAGCAAGCCGGCATCCAAGGCCGCACCCGCCGCACCCAAGCCGATCAAGGAAGTCCTGAACAAGTCCAGCCTGGTGGCGCACATCGCCGATGCCAGCGGTGTGGTGGCCAAGGACGTGCGTGCCGTGCTGGCAGCGCTGGAAGGCGCGGTGGCCGGTTCGGTGCACAAGAAGGGCGCCGGCTCGTTCCAGCTGCCTGGCCTGCTGAAGATCACCGCGGTGAGCGTGCCGGCCAAGCCGAAGCGCAAGGGTATCAACCCGTTCACCAAGGAAGAGCAGTGGTTCGCGGCCAAGCCGGCGTCGGTCAAGGTCAAGATCCGCCCGCTGAAGAAGCTGAAGGACGCGGCGGCCTGA
- a CDS encoding lipoprotein, producing the protein MTGTLVIIPWRCNGAKQGDTMKRIVAAALAVLILAGCSIESKYSEPLGKLRNMMRDPDTVQLRGLRESVYQGDTYLCGEVNAKNAYGAYVGYERFVSDKYGYDIHLDRPDDKLFRPKWNTFCGD; encoded by the coding sequence ATGACCGGGACGCTTGTTATCATCCCTTGGCGCTGCAACGGCGCAAAACAGGGGGATACGATGAAAAGGATTGTTGCTGCTGCACTCGCGGTGTTGATACTCGCGGGGTGCTCGATCGAATCGAAGTACAGCGAACCACTTGGGAAGCTCCGCAACATGATGCGCGACCCGGACACTGTGCAGCTTCGCGGCCTTCGCGAATCGGTGTACCAAGGGGACACGTATCTGTGCGGCGAGGTCAACGCCAAGAACGCCTATGGTGCGTACGTCGGGTACGAAAGATTCGTTTCCGACAAGTACGGATATGACATTCATCTCGATAGGCCGGACGACAAGCTATTCCGTCCGAAGTGGAACACCTTCTGTGGCGATTAG
- a CDS encoding terminase encodes MARPRTASNILELRGSFQHDPSRRRSDPLSEPLGSAPKRGGNWTFKKAWDYIASTAPAGTLQKRDRVYLEVAAELYVLFKTEGAAKMPPALLARMEMMLSKLGLSPADASRVSAAPPKPERGDFD; translated from the coding sequence ATGGCCCGCCCGCGAACTGCATCGAACATCCTAGAGCTACGCGGCAGCTTCCAGCATGATCCGAGCCGCCGCAGGTCAGATCCGCTATCGGAACCGCTGGGTTCAGCGCCGAAACGTGGCGGAAACTGGACGTTCAAGAAAGCGTGGGACTACATCGCCAGCACCGCGCCCGCCGGCACTCTGCAGAAGCGCGACCGGGTATATCTGGAAGTGGCCGCCGAGCTATATGTGCTGTTCAAGACGGAAGGCGCCGCCAAGATGCCGCCAGCGCTCCTGGCACGCATGGAAATGATGCTCTCGAAGCTGGGCTTATCCCCGGCAGACGCCAGCCGCGTCAGCGCCGCACCACCGAAGCCAGAACGCGGCGACTTCGACTGA
- a CDS encoding phage major capsid protein yields MENQDVILAAINEHSEKFTKAQHALSAQQSEAAERLAGIEQEVAALKGRGAYTGNIDAAPSVSGEFIKSAQMQAMRDGAPGTGRVTLKTGGIKTLTKAINNAGVGQSSGNQDYNVQPNRDVSNLWNQPQRRLSLIDALRVLPVSAAAFEYMQLTGFTNAAAVQSKEGDTKAEQTVATTIVTSQIATVAAFVRSSLQVTEDAPQLAYQLDNLLGYGCMAKLENLLINGAGNATDRIKGLLAYATAATTSATAPADMIGEALDELDSNGWQASVIVLSPSDWGSIQRERSTTNGQYVLGSARNPAPPSLWSVPVVTSPSLAAGTALVLDGSQLALLDRQEVSVMSSREDGTNFTTNMVTTLAELRAGLAVFSPGAVLKVALVPTT; encoded by the coding sequence ATGGAAAACCAAGACGTCATCCTCGCCGCGATCAATGAGCACAGCGAGAAATTCACCAAAGCGCAGCACGCCCTGAGCGCGCAGCAGAGCGAAGCCGCGGAGCGCCTGGCCGGTATCGAGCAGGAAGTCGCAGCCTTGAAGGGCCGCGGCGCGTACACCGGCAACATCGACGCGGCACCGTCCGTGTCCGGTGAGTTCATCAAGTCGGCGCAGATGCAGGCCATGCGCGACGGTGCGCCCGGCACTGGCCGCGTGACGCTCAAGACCGGCGGCATCAAGACGCTGACCAAAGCCATCAACAACGCCGGCGTCGGTCAGTCGTCGGGCAATCAGGATTACAACGTCCAGCCGAACCGCGACGTCAGCAATCTCTGGAATCAGCCGCAGCGGCGCTTGTCGCTGATCGACGCGTTGCGCGTGCTGCCGGTGAGTGCAGCCGCGTTCGAGTACATGCAGCTGACCGGCTTCACCAATGCGGCCGCGGTGCAATCGAAGGAAGGCGACACGAAAGCCGAGCAGACCGTTGCCACGACGATCGTCACCAGCCAGATTGCGACTGTCGCCGCGTTCGTACGCTCCAGTTTGCAGGTGACTGAAGACGCGCCGCAGCTCGCCTATCAGCTGGATAACCTGCTGGGCTATGGCTGCATGGCGAAGCTGGAAAACCTGCTGATCAATGGCGCCGGCAATGCGACCGATCGCATCAAGGGCTTGCTTGCCTACGCGACCGCGGCCACCACCAGCGCCACCGCACCCGCGGACATGATCGGCGAAGCACTGGACGAACTGGACAGCAATGGCTGGCAGGCATCCGTGATTGTGCTGTCGCCGAGCGACTGGGGTTCGATTCAGCGCGAACGTTCCACCACGAACGGTCAGTACGTCCTGGGCAGCGCACGCAACCCGGCGCCCCCGTCGCTCTGGTCCGTCCCCGTAGTCACCAGCCCGTCGCTTGCTGCTGGCACTGCGCTGGTACTCGACGGCTCGCAGCTGGCGCTGCTGGATCGTCAAGAAGTAAGCGTGATGAGCAGCCGTGAGGACGGTACGAACTTCACCACGAACATGGTCACCACGCTCGCCGAGTTGCGCGCCGGTCTGGCCGTCTTCAGTCCCGGTGCGGTGCTCAAGGTGGCGCTGGTGCCGACCACGTAA
- a CDS encoding HK97 family phage prohead protease: MLKLLHAKLLDASAAAGTFTGYAATFGPQPDRQGDVISPHAFDDTLATWAARGMNVPLLADHDPLQPLGAITAAEVDAVGLSVTGRIAVDTEAGQRAYALARIGGLSMSVQFTANAADIRNVGGVQVIDALDLIEVSLVAVPANPDARLSGIKAFADMQSPTDFERAIRRALDLTQRQAKQATAAAWPLLRRDGAIEIERREGVSADVTKRAVAILLRSASRL, encoded by the coding sequence ATGCTGAAACTACTTCACGCCAAGTTACTCGACGCCTCTGCTGCTGCCGGCACTTTCACCGGCTACGCGGCAACATTCGGGCCGCAGCCCGATCGACAAGGCGACGTAATCTCCCCGCACGCTTTCGACGACACGTTGGCCACCTGGGCCGCGCGCGGCATGAACGTGCCACTGCTGGCCGACCATGATCCGTTGCAGCCCCTTGGCGCCATCACGGCGGCCGAGGTCGACGCGGTGGGCTTGAGCGTTACCGGAAGGATTGCCGTCGATACCGAGGCCGGCCAGCGCGCGTATGCACTCGCACGCATCGGAGGTCTCTCGATGTCTGTGCAATTCACAGCCAACGCCGCGGACATACGCAACGTGGGCGGCGTGCAAGTGATCGACGCGCTGGACCTGATCGAAGTTTCGCTGGTGGCCGTCCCTGCGAATCCCGACGCGCGCCTAAGCGGCATCAAGGCGTTCGCCGATATGCAGAGCCCCACCGATTTTGAACGTGCGATCCGTCGCGCGCTCGACCTGACACAGCGGCAAGCCAAACAGGCCACCGCTGCAGCATGGCCACTATTGCGCCGCGATGGCGCGATAGAGATTGAACGCCGCGAGGGTGTTTCGGCCGACGTCACAAAACGCGCCGTGGCAATTCTGCTGCGCAGCGCATCCCGACTCTGA
- a CDS encoding bifunctional DNA primase/polymerase — MNNLEYAAQLAAAGWRVHPLRPGSKLPMLPGWQNAATNDAATVAAWWTETPAAGIGIATGAPVIVLDVDTNGKPGAESLAALIAEHGPLPQTLTARTASGGFHYYFSTSEPIRNSADKVGKALDVRGAGGYVVAPPTVVDGCAYQWADLSPIAPAPAWLIAAALAPVADRPATSTTIEPTPELLADLADALTVLDADSRDQWIAAGAALRSLGEAGRELWVSWSATSDKHNADTDPDTFETIGHDSTGPAAIFAAAARNGWQNPAAMRRASELFGHQPLPINAPTGPTLQAVQIADVMGATVAPPQFIVNPLIPAGHLTLFGSHGGSGKSILALAIGAHVAAGQPWAGLTVQHRPVLFVSLEDAAEIVRYRLRKIIEGYQLDAAAVLAGLTILDGSAGLSALMTEHAAFGVRSLVPTATLGELRAAVGGAGLIILDNASDAYDGPENDRRQVRTFIRELAGLGRANDAGVMLLAHIDKAAARFGSQGNSYSGSSAWHNSARSRLALVDTRIGKELVQEKLNLGAKAAPIRLAWTPSGVLIPDRAEYIDGAAGSDADAVLAAIVAAVADGVNVPAARSGPATTQRVLENLPDLPASLRGARGREDFWAAITDLQRSGRIVVEEYLNDSRHRREKFSVAPVRQLAPVVELAQTSELAPATRASAPVPGAGVQGE; from the coding sequence ATGAACAATCTTGAATACGCCGCGCAGCTGGCCGCGGCTGGGTGGCGCGTCCATCCCTTGCGACCCGGTAGCAAGCTGCCGATGTTGCCGGGCTGGCAGAACGCCGCAACCAATGACGCCGCGACGGTCGCCGCGTGGTGGACAGAAACACCGGCCGCGGGGATTGGCATTGCCACCGGTGCGCCGGTGATCGTCCTGGACGTCGACACCAACGGCAAGCCGGGCGCGGAATCACTCGCCGCACTGATCGCCGAGCATGGCCCGCTGCCGCAGACGCTGACCGCGCGCACCGCATCCGGTGGGTTTCACTATTATTTTTCGACGTCCGAACCGATCCGCAACAGCGCCGACAAGGTAGGCAAAGCGCTGGACGTCCGCGGCGCTGGTGGCTACGTCGTCGCACCGCCGACCGTGGTCGACGGCTGCGCGTATCAGTGGGCTGATTTGTCCCCGATCGCACCGGCGCCCGCTTGGCTTATTGCTGCTGCGCTGGCGCCGGTCGCTGATCGCCCCGCAACGTCGACCACGATCGAGCCGACGCCCGAGCTACTCGCCGACCTGGCCGACGCGCTCACGGTGCTGGACGCGGACAGCCGGGACCAATGGATTGCCGCTGGGGCTGCGCTGCGATCGCTTGGCGAAGCTGGGCGGGAATTGTGGGTCTCATGGAGTGCGACAAGCGACAAGCACAACGCCGACACCGACCCGGATACGTTCGAGACGATCGGCCACGACTCCACCGGCCCGGCCGCAATTTTTGCAGCTGCAGCCCGCAACGGCTGGCAAAATCCGGCAGCCATGCGCCGCGCGTCTGAGCTGTTCGGCCACCAGCCGCTGCCAATCAATGCACCCACCGGGCCGACGTTGCAAGCGGTGCAGATTGCCGACGTCATGGGCGCGACCGTAGCGCCGCCGCAATTCATCGTTAACCCGCTGATCCCTGCCGGCCATCTGACCCTGTTCGGTTCGCACGGCGGCAGCGGTAAAAGCATCCTTGCGCTGGCCATCGGTGCGCACGTTGCGGCCGGTCAACCTTGGGCCGGGCTCACGGTGCAGCATCGCCCGGTGCTGTTCGTGTCGCTGGAGGATGCCGCGGAGATCGTGCGGTATCGACTGCGCAAAATTATCGAGGGCTACCAGTTGGACGCCGCGGCGGTGCTGGCCGGGCTGACGATTCTGGACGGTAGCGCTGGGCTGTCCGCGCTGATGACGGAACATGCCGCGTTCGGCGTGCGCTCGCTGGTGCCGACGGCGACGCTTGGCGAACTGCGCGCCGCGGTGGGCGGTGCCGGCCTCATCATCCTGGACAATGCATCGGATGCCTACGACGGCCCCGAGAATGATCGGCGGCAAGTGCGGACCTTCATTCGTGAGCTGGCCGGACTGGGGCGCGCAAACGATGCCGGCGTGATGCTGCTGGCTCACATCGACAAGGCCGCGGCGCGGTTCGGCTCACAGGGCAATAGTTACAGCGGTTCGAGCGCTTGGCACAACTCGGCGCGCTCACGGCTGGCGCTGGTCGACACGCGCATCGGCAAAGAGCTGGTGCAGGAAAAGCTCAATCTAGGTGCAAAGGCCGCGCCGATCCGGCTCGCGTGGACACCTTCCGGCGTGCTGATCCCCGATCGCGCGGAGTACATCGACGGCGCGGCCGGATCGGATGCCGACGCGGTGCTGGCGGCGATCGTGGCCGCAGTGGCCGATGGCGTGAACGTCCCCGCGGCGCGAAGCGGCCCGGCGACGACGCAACGGGTACTGGAAAACCTGCCCGACCTGCCGGCATCACTGCGCGGCGCGCGTGGGCGCGAGGACTTCTGGGCGGCAATTACCGACCTGCAGCGCAGCGGTCGGATTGTGGTCGAGGAATATCTAAACGACTCACGCCATCGACGGGAGAAATTTAGCGTTGCGCCAGTGCGCCAGTTAGCGCCAGTTGTAGAACTAGCGCAAACCAGCGAATTAGCGCCGGCAACGCGCGCCAGTGCGCCAGTTCCGGGTGCAGGGGTACAAGGGGAATGA
- a CDS encoding DNA-binding protein encodes MNRNLKSVTQFAAESPFTEAQVRWWIFNAATNGLQSAVVRIGRRVYIDVDAFSAWVDAQQVAA; translated from the coding sequence ATGAATCGCAACCTAAAGTCGGTGACCCAGTTCGCCGCAGAATCACCCTTCACCGAGGCGCAAGTGCGCTGGTGGATCTTCAACGCCGCAACCAACGGCCTGCAGTCCGCTGTGGTGCGCATCGGCCGCCGCGTGTATATCGACGTCGACGCCTTCAGCGCATGGGTCGACGCGCAGCAGGTCGCGGCATGA
- a CDS encoding tyrosine-type recombinase/integrase, with protein MATIVRRVGHDGTTSYQARVRVRGERPRSRTFKRKTDAVAWAAKAESDMGHGSYVPTTADRRRTLGELIEKFTTEYLPVKPNAKDGGKVAAMLQWWKDQAGFVTLDKLTPQTVASYRAELSAKPSARGGGVLSGATVNRYLAALSAVCKWAWKELGWLPSNPVLAITKRSEGAGVVRFLSDEERKSLLTACRASDDPNIYCAVMLALATGARRGNIFPLRWEDVDLERMTLLFRDTKNGQPRRVPVVGPAVAAIRQQWESDPTQTGWVFKGRSDDAPANLDKPWAKVRTAAGLVDFRFHDLRHTTASYLTMNGASLAEVAEALGHRTLVMARRYSHMTGDHTRSVLERMAGNFLGDDE; from the coding sequence ATGGCCACTATTGTTCGACGCGTGGGACACGATGGGACAACGAGCTATCAGGCTCGTGTGCGTGTGCGTGGTGAACGTCCCCGTAGCCGCACGTTCAAGCGCAAGACCGACGCGGTAGCCTGGGCGGCCAAAGCCGAGAGCGATATGGGCCACGGTTCCTATGTGCCGACCACGGCCGACCGCCGCCGCACGCTTGGCGAGCTGATCGAAAAATTCACCACGGAATATCTCCCCGTGAAGCCCAACGCCAAAGACGGCGGGAAGGTCGCCGCCATGCTGCAGTGGTGGAAGGATCAAGCGGGCTTTGTGACGCTGGACAAACTCACGCCGCAGACGGTCGCCAGCTACCGCGCAGAGCTGTCCGCCAAGCCGTCCGCGCGTGGTGGTGGCGTGCTGTCGGGCGCTACGGTAAACCGCTATCTGGCCGCCCTGTCTGCCGTCTGTAAGTGGGCGTGGAAAGAGCTTGGATGGTTGCCTTCTAACCCGGTGTTGGCGATCACGAAGCGCAGCGAAGGCGCGGGCGTGGTGCGCTTCCTGTCTGACGAGGAGCGCAAATCCCTGTTGACCGCCTGCCGCGCGAGCGACGACCCAAACATCTATTGCGCCGTGATGCTGGCGCTGGCCACCGGCGCGCGTCGAGGAAATATCTTTCCGCTGCGCTGGGAAGACGTCGACCTTGAGCGCATGACGTTGCTATTCCGTGACACGAAGAACGGGCAGCCGCGGCGCGTGCCAGTGGTCGGGCCTGCGGTCGCCGCGATCCGCCAGCAGTGGGAAAGCGACCCGACGCAAACCGGCTGGGTGTTCAAGGGCCGCAGTGATGATGCCCCGGCCAACCTTGATAAACCGTGGGCGAAGGTGCGCACGGCTGCCGGGCTGGTGGACTTCCGCTTCCACGACCTGCGCCACACGACCGCCTCCTATTTGACGATGAACGGCGCGAGCCTGGCAGAGGTCGCCGAGGCGCTAGGCCACCGAACGCTGGTTATGGCGCGTCGTTACTCGCACATGACCGGGGACCACACACGCAGCGTACTGGAACGCATGGCCGGCAATTTCTTGGGGGACGACGAATGA